One Deltaproteobacteria bacterium genomic window carries:
- a CDS encoding class I SAM-dependent methyltransferase — MAELLYNTKLIQTVLSYRRQKRVDFVLSKVDVFSGMSILDVGCGPDGRSFEDFAHRDLKIVGVDILDEDQIHMNHPNFQYFKQDAQDLSRFADHEFDLCVSFGMMEHICDHSILRRMYSEIDRVSKQWIIVVPWKYAIIEPHFKFPFFQLLPYFFKITLTRTLNLHGLRNAVREDYNHIRDNYQWLTSSEWIGIFQGGRVYITPYKDTIAIVKHM, encoded by the coding sequence TTGGCCGAGTTGCTTTACAACACAAAGCTTATTCAAACCGTTCTGAGCTATCGTCGCCAAAAGAGGGTTGATTTCGTTCTATCTAAGGTCGATGTGTTTTCAGGCATGTCAATATTGGATGTTGGTTGTGGTCCTGACGGCCGAAGCTTCGAGGATTTTGCTCACAGGGATCTAAAGATTGTAGGTGTTGATATCCTTGATGAAGATCAGATCCATATGAATCATCCGAATTTCCAGTATTTCAAACAAGATGCACAAGACCTTAGCAGGTTTGCAGACCATGAATTCGATTTGTGTGTCTCATTTGGAATGATGGAGCATATTTGTGATCATTCAATACTAAGAAGGATGTATTCTGAGATAGACAGAGTATCTAAACAATGGATTATAGTGGTGCCATGGAAATATGCAATTATAGAACCACATTTTAAATTTCCATTTTTTCAATTGCTACCCTACTTCTTTAAGATAACTCTTACAAGGACCCTAAACTTGCATGGTCTAAGAAATGCCGTCAGAGAGGATTACAATCATATAAGGGATAACTATCAGTGGCTAACCAGCAGCGAATGGATAGGCATTTTCCAAGGGGGTCGAGTTTATATTACTCCTTACAAGGATACAATAGCCATCGTAAAACATATGTGA
- a CDS encoding glycosyltransferase family 2 protein, with amino-acid sequence MRHYASKQLVSVIIPTYNRSKTILRAINSVLNQTYQAFELFIIDDGSNDKTAEIVTSLKDHRLKYIRLSKNSGASTARNVGIDLAEGNYIAFLDSDDEWFPTKLSKQLSNFDRCDPTIGVMYTAFYYPRTYTKGLRYFVAELSGDISSSILYENPAIHPTSVMIKRECFQSATRFDQTLPACEDWDLWIQLSQKCYFGRIKEPLYLIHKDTNRISTSYLRCALGYRLLLQKHYNLISQNTKYLAHHHFLIGRSLLYGGRFREARKEFVKSMTLWPRHFPPFLYLAFSFFGRNYLGVVNRLGSH; translated from the coding sequence ATGCGACATTACGCATCCAAGCAGTTGGTTTCGGTCATCATACCGACATACAATCGCAGCAAGACTATACTCCGGGCCATTAATAGTGTTCTAAACCAGACTTATCAAGCTTTCGAATTGTTTATCATCGATGACGGATCTAATGATAAGACCGCGGAAATAGTCACATCACTAAAGGACCACAGGCTGAAATATATACGCCTCAGCAAAAACAGTGGAGCATCTACTGCCCGTAACGTTGGTATTGATTTAGCTGAAGGGAACTACATCGCTTTTTTAGACAGCGATGATGAATGGTTTCCGACCAAGTTATCTAAACAACTGTCCAACTTTGATCGTTGCGATCCAACAATAGGGGTGATGTACACGGCCTTCTACTATCCACGTACTTACACCAAAGGATTGAGGTACTTCGTGGCAGAGCTTTCCGGAGATATTAGCAGCTCTATCCTATATGAAAATCCAGCAATTCATCCGACAAGTGTCATGATCAAGCGGGAATGCTTTCAATCGGCAACCAGATTCGACCAGACTCTCCCAGCTTGCGAGGACTGGGATTTATGGATCCAACTATCACAGAAATGTTACTTCGGTCGGATCAAAGAGCCTCTGTATTTGATACACAAAGATACCAATAGAATATCAACCAGCTACCTTAGATGCGCCTTAGGATACCGCCTTCTCCTCCAGAAACACTACAACCTCATAAGCCAAAACACTAAGTACCTGGCGCACCATCATTTCCTCATTGGAAGGAGTCTACTCTATGGGGGTCGTTTTCGTGAAGCCAGAAAAGAATTTGTAAAATCCATGACGCTGTGGCCGAGACACTTCCCCCCGTTTCTGTACCTGGCTTTCTCTTTTTTTGGAAGAAACTATCTTGGTGTGGTAAATAGACTTGGCAGCCACTAA
- a CDS encoding glycosyltransferase, translating into MKHFLSFYLGGQKVFVLPNPIIVRQYDHPEDIPRQRLLVTYLGAILPEKGVFDLVKAFQRVIKRQPTAKLSIFGNKQLDLLRTIIQEASLQNHIEVNAWLSKRDLIKQIKTTGLLVLPSYSEGIPSILLEAMASKTPILTTKVGGIPEILTEASATFSDPGDIEDLAGKILFCLDHPNLLAQKAAIAYDSVLQYDLKTIAAKWLCIILEVYDNEHSSR; encoded by the coding sequence ATGAAGCATTTTCTTTCGTTTTACCTGGGTGGCCAAAAGGTTTTTGTCCTTCCCAACCCCATTATTGTGAGACAATATGATCATCCTGAAGATATCCCTCGCCAGCGCCTTCTCGTGACGTATCTCGGTGCTATACTGCCTGAAAAGGGCGTTTTCGACCTTGTCAAGGCTTTTCAGCGCGTTATTAAAAGACAGCCAACCGCCAAACTTTCCATCTTCGGAAACAAACAGCTCGACCTGTTAAGGACTATAATTCAGGAAGCCTCATTACAGAACCACATTGAAGTTAATGCCTGGCTTTCAAAACGTGACCTGATCAAACAGATTAAGACGACCGGCTTGCTGGTTCTTCCATCTTATTCGGAAGGAATACCGAGCATACTTCTTGAAGCCATGGCCTCAAAAACTCCCATTCTCACCACCAAAGTCGGAGGAATACCTGAAATCCTCACCGAGGCCTCCGCGACCTTTTCTGATCCTGGCGATATTGAGGACTTGGCAGGAAAGATTCTTTTTTGTTTGGACCATCCGAACCTTCTAGCTCAAAAGGCGGCCATCGCCTACGACTCGGTTCTTCAGTATGATTTGAAAACCATTGCTGCGAAATGGCTCTGTATTATTCTCGAGGTTTATGACAATGAGCACTCATCTCGTTAG
- a CDS encoding heparinase II/III-family protein, with product MGERFLRSFEEHEENFPMIGDSDDSHAIAPGLKPKRHIVDTVKNVAFHKSFEGLVSSEEPVGRASQPSSIRSPNDIFDRFGQIHYAVGGAEKVHKPLSWGYGRCLSFFRSGYTLMEAGRNTRIIFDHGPLGMPPLYNHGHADCLSLTLSVDGRQILVDPGTYRYNRVNELRKYFKGTRSHNTVTVDGKDQAVQQGNFIWTNPFTASILERTELSVVPGFFSLRAARIPFWDGIRPATGRKKSVVSCMLDSWTVPIQRYL from the coding sequence ATGGGTGAACGATTTCTTAGATCGTTTGAAGAACATGAAGAGAATTTTCCGATGATTGGAGATTCAGATGATAGTCACGCCATCGCTCCTGGACTGAAACCCAAGAGACACATTGTGGATACAGTGAAAAACGTCGCATTTCATAAGTCTTTTGAAGGTTTGGTCTCATCCGAGGAGCCCGTTGGACGAGCCTCGCAACCGAGCTCTATCCGGTCGCCTAACGACATCTTCGATCGCTTTGGCCAAATACACTATGCAGTGGGCGGCGCAGAAAAGGTCCACAAGCCTCTCTCTTGGGGATACGGCCGCTGCCTGAGTTTTTTTCGCTCCGGATACACGCTCATGGAGGCCGGGCGTAACACAAGAATCATCTTTGACCATGGTCCGTTGGGCATGCCCCCGCTATATAATCATGGGCATGCCGACTGTCTTTCCCTAACCCTTTCCGTGGATGGGCGTCAGATTCTTGTTGATCCCGGAACCTATCGCTACAATCGTGTCAATGAACTCCGGAAGTATTTCAAAGGAACGAGATCCCATAATACCGTAACGGTTGACGGTAAAGACCAGGCTGTGCAACAAGGAAATTTCATTTGGACAAATCCTTTCACTGCAAGTATCCTCGAAAGAACCGAGCTTTCCGTGGTCCCCGGTTTTTTCTCATTGAGGGCAGCGAGAATCCCATTTTGGGATGGTATTCGTCCCGCTACGGGACGAAAGAAGAGTGTAGTGTCTTGCATGCTCGACTCATGGACCGTGCCGATTCAGCGCTATTTGTAA
- the wecB gene encoding UDP-N-acetylglucosamine 2-epimerase (non-hydrolyzing): protein MNVLLIAGARPNFMKIAPIFHESLKYASVVCRIVHTGQHYDYEMSQAFFEDLDLPEPDFFLGAGSGTHAEQTSKIMLAFEALCAGECPDLVMVVGDVNSTLACSIVAKKCLVQVAHVEAGLRSFDRAMPEEINRMVTDAISDHFFVTEQSAVDNLVHEGKDRSRIHFVGNVMIDNLYYQLAKLANQDTVRFASHGLKETLGKYLFLTLHRPSNVDSEETFKDIAAALNGIAAATPIVFPVHPRTRERLERFRIRFSDRIFLLPPLGFNESLYLWKDAEAVLTDSGGLQEETTALGIPCLTFRENTERPITIELGTNILGGTTKTSILNAFEAALAGRGKAFSVPPKWDGKTSERIWKILAG, encoded by the coding sequence GTGAACGTTCTTCTCATCGCCGGCGCGCGCCCCAATTTCATGAAAATTGCGCCCATTTTTCACGAGTCGCTCAAATACGCGTCCGTTGTTTGTCGTATTGTGCACACAGGTCAACACTACGACTACGAGATGTCGCAGGCGTTTTTCGAAGACCTCGATCTTCCCGAGCCGGATTTTTTTCTTGGCGCGGGCTCGGGGACCCACGCAGAGCAGACATCGAAAATCATGCTGGCCTTTGAGGCGTTGTGCGCTGGCGAGTGTCCCGATCTGGTTATGGTTGTGGGGGACGTCAACTCGACCCTGGCCTGCAGCATTGTAGCCAAGAAATGTCTGGTGCAAGTGGCGCACGTGGAAGCCGGACTCCGAAGCTTCGACCGCGCCATGCCGGAAGAGATCAACCGAATGGTGACGGACGCGATCTCGGATCATTTCTTCGTAACCGAACAGAGCGCCGTAGACAACCTCGTTCACGAGGGTAAGGACCGATCCCGGATCCATTTCGTGGGCAATGTAATGATCGACAATCTGTACTACCAATTGGCTAAGCTTGCAAACCAGGACACCGTCCGATTCGCCTCCCACGGTCTCAAGGAAACGCTTGGGAAATATCTTTTCCTCACGCTTCACCGGCCATCCAACGTGGACTCCGAGGAGACCTTCAAAGATATTGCGGCCGCTCTGAACGGGATTGCGGCCGCCACGCCGATCGTCTTTCCTGTTCATCCCCGCACTCGAGAGCGTCTGGAGCGCTTCCGCATCCGCTTCTCGGATCGCATTTTCCTTCTGCCGCCTCTGGGTTTCAATGAATCGCTCTACCTCTGGAAAGACGCCGAAGCGGTGCTCACGGACAGCGGAGGGCTCCAGGAGGAGACCACCGCCTTGGGCATACCCTGCCTGACCTTCCGGGAAAACACAGAACGGCCGATCACCATCGAACTGGGAACGAACATCCTCGGCGGAACCACGAAAACGAGCATCCTGAATGCCTTCGAGGCTGCTCTGGCCGGAAGAGGAAAAGCATTCTCCGTGCCCCCCAAATGGGATGGAAAAACCTCGGAGCGGATCTGGAAGATATTGGCGGGTTGA
- the xrtD gene encoding VPLPA-CTERM-specific exosortase XrtD, which translates to MKSKVLFWVGGIVYVLLLAVLYYPSLAYLVSGWDGDYSYAYLIPLVILYLLWEKRRPLRENPSKPSWIGVLPFVFGVFLFWLGELGGEYLTLYFSFWFVLVGILWMHFGTAKIKIMAFPLILIPTMFRLPAFLHNRLTVELQLLASKIGVALIQLAGLSVYREGNVIDLGFTQLQVVEACSGLRYLFPLIVLGLLLAYFFRGAFWKRAILVISTVPLAIFSNSLRIALTGILSELWSPEAAEGFFHGFSGWFIFMFSLGVLLIEMWILSKIAPKPVAGIGAADKDSDRAPSAGTGISVSRTILNGGFFCAGIVVLGATLLFSRSVDFREQTPPLKDIRQFPATIGEWKGTRLTIEPEVLAELDLSQYVFTEYLNPQGQSVNLYVAYYESQRKGESIHSPETCLPGSGWLFDEAGSVTLRPPGPDERPLTVNRAFMQKLDRKQLSYYWFPQRGRNLTNAYQLKWYVFWDALTMQRTDGALVRIITPVYPVESLEEADKRLTRFTWLVAPLLETYLPGRELE; encoded by the coding sequence TTGAAATCCAAAGTTCTCTTCTGGGTCGGGGGAATTGTGTATGTTCTCCTGTTGGCCGTCCTATACTACCCTTCCCTTGCCTACCTCGTATCCGGATGGGACGGGGATTACAGTTACGCTTATCTGATTCCCCTGGTGATTCTCTACCTGTTGTGGGAAAAACGAAGACCTCTCAGGGAAAACCCGTCGAAGCCCTCCTGGATCGGTGTGCTGCCTTTTGTTTTCGGCGTTTTTTTGTTCTGGCTGGGAGAACTGGGTGGAGAATACTTGACGCTATACTTCTCGTTCTGGTTCGTGCTGGTGGGGATTCTGTGGATGCATTTCGGCACGGCCAAAATCAAGATCATGGCGTTTCCTTTGATATTGATTCCCACCATGTTCCGCCTGCCCGCCTTCCTGCACAATAGGCTTACCGTGGAATTGCAGCTCCTGGCGTCCAAGATCGGTGTGGCTCTCATTCAACTGGCGGGCCTGTCCGTATACAGAGAAGGAAATGTGATCGATCTGGGATTTACGCAACTCCAAGTGGTGGAAGCCTGCAGCGGCCTTCGTTATCTATTTCCGCTCATCGTTCTTGGCTTGCTCCTGGCCTATTTCTTCCGCGGGGCGTTCTGGAAACGAGCCATACTGGTCATCTCCACCGTGCCGCTGGCGATCTTCAGCAACAGTTTGCGGATCGCTCTGACGGGAATCCTGTCCGAACTCTGGAGCCCCGAAGCGGCGGAAGGTTTTTTCCACGGCTTCTCCGGCTGGTTCATATTCATGTTTTCCCTGGGCGTTCTTTTGATCGAAATGTGGATTTTGAGCAAGATCGCACCCAAGCCGGTTGCGGGAATAGGCGCCGCGGATAAAGATTCGGATCGCGCCCCATCGGCCGGCACAGGGATATCGGTTTCCCGGACGATTTTGAATGGAGGTTTTTTTTGCGCGGGAATTGTGGTTTTAGGCGCCACCCTGCTCTTTTCCCGATCCGTGGACTTTCGCGAGCAAACCCCTCCGTTGAAGGACATCCGCCAGTTTCCCGCCACCATCGGCGAATGGAAAGGAACCCGGCTGACCATTGAACCGGAAGTCCTCGCTGAGCTTGATTTGAGCCAATATGTGTTCACGGAATACCTCAATCCCCAGGGACAGTCCGTCAACCTCTATGTAGCGTATTATGAAAGCCAACGAAAAGGGGAATCCATCCACTCGCCCGAAACATGCCTGCCGGGCAGCGGCTGGCTTTTCGACGAGGCGGGGAGCGTTACGTTGCGGCCGCCCGGGCCGGACGAACGTCCCCTCACCGTCAATCGGGCATTCATGCAGAAGTTGGATCGCAAACAGCTCAGCTATTATTGGTTTCCACAGCGAGGACGAAATCTCACCAATGCCTATCAGTTGAAGTGGTATGTGTTCTGGGACGCGCTTACCATGCAGCGCACCGACGGCGCCCTGGTGAGAATCATCACGCCGGTTTACCCGGTAGAGTCATTGGAAGAGGCGGATAAGCGACTGACCCGGTTTACCTGGCTCGTCGCGCCTCTGCTGGAGACCTATCTACCCGGGCGAGAACTCGAGTGA
- a CDS encoding undecaprenyl/decaprenyl-phosphate alpha-N-acetylglucosaminyl 1-phosphate transferase has product MFALFALILAFYVTVILVPLTNRLAPLFGAVDQPDGKRKVHRIPTPRTGGIALAGGILVPVWLWVPLTLPFKAFFTGAAIIFILGLLDDLFQLDYKKKFLGQFLGVLAVMVIGKFYVSDLGMWFGYDISLTPWIGIPLTILFLLAGANAINLADGLDGLAGGLCIFIFGCIALLAYGQNEMAIVTCCLVIVGALLGFLRYNTFPATVFMGDTGSQLLGFSAGVLSLYLTQSESSALARTLPLLIVGFPLLDMASVMAERLLEGHSPFLADKRHFHHRLLKMGASHIASVVYIYILQGGMLFLALYLRYYPEEWVCLTYLLIAIPILMVPWISIRSGWKIGRVLNWGEGWADVLGRNTFERLQQGCLAVLSILLSAGLVWLALSSVPRFQSLWEPLLFWLVALAALASYWIRRSMFPTMVRFSLYLLGFYLLFSTQGERLAFLSVSISVYNYVFWGSIAFILAVYLVISRFRDLGVSTLDYLLLLLVALIPFLPMEQIREFHLGTIAGGMIVLLWTTEVILRNGRKYWNLVTLSALISFIIVGIKGISG; this is encoded by the coding sequence ATGTTCGCCCTGTTCGCCCTCATCCTGGCTTTCTATGTAACGGTCATCCTGGTGCCTTTGACCAACAGGCTGGCGCCCCTGTTCGGCGCGGTGGACCAACCGGACGGAAAGCGAAAAGTCCACCGGATTCCCACACCCAGAACCGGTGGAATCGCTTTGGCCGGAGGCATACTGGTTCCCGTCTGGCTCTGGGTCCCTTTGACCCTACCGTTCAAAGCGTTTTTCACGGGCGCAGCCATCATTTTCATCTTGGGGTTGCTGGACGATCTTTTCCAACTCGACTACAAAAAGAAGTTTCTGGGCCAGTTTCTCGGCGTGCTTGCCGTCATGGTCATCGGAAAGTTCTACGTCTCCGACCTGGGCATGTGGTTCGGCTACGACATTTCCCTGACCCCATGGATCGGGATTCCGCTGACCATCCTGTTCCTGCTGGCCGGCGCCAATGCCATCAATCTTGCGGATGGACTCGACGGATTGGCGGGGGGATTGTGCATTTTCATTTTCGGATGCATTGCCCTTCTGGCCTATGGGCAAAACGAGATGGCGATCGTCACCTGCTGCCTGGTCATCGTGGGTGCGCTCCTGGGTTTTCTTCGCTACAACACCTTTCCCGCAACCGTGTTCATGGGCGATACCGGTTCCCAACTGCTCGGTTTTTCGGCGGGCGTACTCTCCCTGTACTTGACACAATCCGAGAGTTCCGCCCTTGCGCGCACCTTGCCTCTCCTGATCGTTGGTTTCCCGCTGCTGGATATGGCGTCCGTGATGGCTGAGCGCCTATTGGAAGGCCATTCCCCCTTTCTGGCGGATAAGCGACACTTTCACCATCGTCTGCTGAAGATGGGCGCCTCGCACATCGCCTCGGTGGTGTATATCTATATCCTCCAGGGCGGCATGCTGTTTTTGGCGCTGTATCTCAGGTATTATCCGGAAGAGTGGGTCTGCCTCACCTATCTGCTCATCGCCATACCGATACTGATGGTCCCCTGGATCAGTATTCGATCCGGATGGAAAATCGGTCGTGTATTGAATTGGGGGGAAGGCTGGGCGGACGTCCTCGGCCGGAACACGTTCGAGCGTCTGCAACAGGGGTGTCTGGCCGTACTCAGCATCCTTCTGTCCGCCGGCCTTGTCTGGTTGGCGCTTTCCAGCGTCCCGAGATTTCAGAGCCTATGGGAGCCGCTTTTATTCTGGCTGGTGGCCTTGGCCGCACTTGCAAGTTACTGGATCCGTCGATCCATGTTTCCAACTATGGTTCGTTTTTCGCTCTATTTGCTGGGATTTTATCTGTTGTTTTCCACTCAGGGGGAACGTCTCGCTTTTCTGTCCGTCTCGATTAGTGTCTACAACTATGTTTTTTGGGGGAGCATCGCGTTCATTCTGGCCGTATATCTGGTCATCAGCCGTTTCAGAGATCTCGGTGTCAGCACCCTGGACTACTTGTTGTTACTCCTGGTAGCACTTATACCTTTCCTTCCCATGGAACAGATCCGGGAATTTCATTTGGGCACCATCGCCGGAGGTATGATAGTGCTGCTTTGGACCACGGAAGTCATTCTAAGGAACGGCAGAAAATACTGGAATCTGGTTACGCTTTCTGCGTTGATCAGTTTTATTATCGTAGGCATCAAAGGAATTTCCGGATAG
- a CDS encoding polysaccharide biosynthesis/export family protein — translation MKILWSAAFVTAMVVLLASGPAWCQKEESSKDYLIHPMDVLEISIYGEEDLVRKLVVRPDGKISFPLIGDIQVAGRSTKQTKEVIDEKVSAFIPQASSTVIVQELGSLIFFVLGQVAKPGVFNVSSPLTVVQALSLAGGLTTFADPDNILIIRGHSQDTRKIPFDYSDVRNGKSLEQNILLERGDVVLVP, via the coding sequence ATGAAGATCCTATGGAGCGCGGCATTCGTGACGGCGATGGTGGTTCTGTTGGCCTCGGGACCGGCCTGGTGCCAGAAGGAGGAGTCATCCAAGGACTACCTGATTCATCCCATGGACGTGCTCGAGATATCGATTTACGGTGAGGAGGACCTGGTGAGAAAACTCGTCGTTCGTCCGGACGGCAAGATCTCCTTCCCATTGATCGGGGACATACAGGTGGCGGGCCGTTCGACCAAGCAAACGAAGGAAGTCATCGATGAAAAGGTCAGCGCCTTCATCCCTCAGGCCAGCTCCACCGTTATCGTTCAGGAACTCGGCAGTCTCATCTTTTTTGTCCTCGGCCAGGTGGCGAAACCCGGAGTGTTCAACGTATCTTCTCCCTTGACGGTGGTGCAGGCCTTGTCCCTGGCCGGTGGCTTGACCACGTTTGCGGACCCCGACAATATCCTCATCATACGCGGCCATAGCCAGGACACTCGTAAGATCCCCTTTGACTACAGCGACGTCCGCAACGGGAAAAGCCTGGAACAGAACATCCTGTTGGAGAGAGGGGACGTTGTTCTGGTGCCATGA
- a CDS encoding outer membrane beta-barrel protein — protein MKAKTLESVMYRRSIHWTVCFVVAMVFSSTFSMAADWYVTPRFELDERYDSNILVTKDDKKDDFITYVRPKVEAGYRTERFQSAFNTYAEYQKFIKEDELDTIHHDHRLSLGYALLQTLNLRASGFFRVDTTLDTELLEEGRLARREDRQRFGGTAGLDYVFSPVFLCAFDVGRDYTRYPDDPVDTADYWSDSVTLVPQYILNPKTSFFVSLGYYKTKYDNLESDFFVLVDRRIETFNIMPYVTYRFTEDFNAKVGAGYRYTQTEGKSVSKIPFFPDENQDGDSSGFIANLVFHKDWQQSFMELDLSRDQYSSLEGDSLERDRASLRGSYTWSERFRTHASLDYVRATSDEGGDDSSYIYVTPSMDFRWTREVTLRGFFNYTYYDETDSTDRYEAGLKLIVAWERLFSGH, from the coding sequence GTGAAGGCGAAAACGTTGGAGAGCGTGATGTATCGTCGTTCCATTCATTGGACCGTGTGCTTCGTCGTGGCCATGGTATTTTCTTCGACCTTTTCCATGGCCGCGGATTGGTATGTAACCCCTCGTTTCGAGCTCGATGAGCGTTACGATAGCAACATTCTGGTCACCAAGGACGACAAGAAGGACGATTTCATTACATATGTCCGACCCAAAGTGGAAGCCGGCTATCGTACCGAACGGTTTCAGTCCGCTTTCAATACATACGCCGAATATCAGAAATTCATCAAAGAAGACGAACTGGACACCATCCACCACGATCACAGGCTGTCGCTGGGTTATGCGCTCCTCCAGACATTAAACCTCCGGGCCAGCGGTTTTTTCAGAGTAGACACCACGCTGGATACGGAATTGTTGGAGGAAGGGCGCCTGGCCCGCCGGGAGGACCGGCAACGATTCGGCGGCACGGCCGGTTTGGACTATGTGTTTTCCCCGGTGTTTTTGTGCGCCTTCGACGTGGGCCGCGACTATACACGATACCCGGATGATCCCGTGGATACGGCCGACTACTGGAGCGACTCCGTGACCCTGGTTCCCCAGTACATACTCAACCCCAAGACCAGCTTTTTTGTCAGTCTCGGATACTACAAGACCAAATACGACAACCTGGAATCCGATTTCTTTGTTCTGGTGGATCGACGAATCGAGACGTTCAATATCATGCCCTACGTCACGTATCGATTCACGGAGGACTTCAACGCCAAGGTGGGAGCGGGATACCGATACACCCAAACGGAAGGCAAGTCGGTCTCCAAGATCCCGTTTTTTCCGGATGAGAATCAGGATGGCGATTCCTCCGGTTTCATAGCCAACCTGGTGTTCCACAAAGACTGGCAGCAGTCGTTCATGGAGCTGGATCTGAGTCGGGACCAGTACTCTTCCCTCGAAGGCGACAGCCTCGAAAGAGACCGCGCCAGCCTTCGGGGCAGTTACACCTGGTCCGAGCGATTTCGGACCCACGCGAGTCTGGACTATGTCCGCGCCACCAGCGATGAAGGCGGGGACGACAGCAGCTACATCTATGTCACGCCGTCCATGGATTTCCGCTGGACTCGGGAAGTCACGCTGAGAGGGTTCTTCAACTACACGTACTACGACGAAACGGACAGCACCGACCGTTACGAAGCCGGTCTGAAACTGATCGTTGCGTGGGAGCGCCTGTTCAGCGGACATTGA
- a CDS encoding polysaccharide biosynthesis tyrosine autokinase: protein MSHLKKALEKAGKDGSLLLRESRTEAWETPESVPSQEAASESPLSAKQVPDTGGAYDSKPNYVQTRSVETDQEHLVGNRVFSILPKNRIADQYKLLRTMLLNRTRPFGHNTIAVTSFKEEEGKSLTAVNLSIIMARESRQTVLLVDADLRKPSVHQIMGIPGKPGLKDYLLHHKPLEQLLVHPDIETLTVLPAGGRLDNSTELMGSVLMEELVREIKHRYPDRYVVFDCPALSNCPDALVLSAYIDGMVLVARADYTTGDELMKCMDMLKGRNVIGVVLNGGEVRKEWAY from the coding sequence GTGAGCCATCTCAAGAAAGCCCTGGAAAAAGCCGGGAAAGACGGCTCGCTTCTGCTGCGGGAGTCCCGCACGGAAGCCTGGGAAACCCCGGAATCCGTCCCCTCTCAAGAAGCAGCCTCAGAAAGCCCTCTTTCGGCGAAACAGGTTCCCGACACAGGGGGCGCATACGATTCGAAGCCGAATTATGTGCAAACCAGGAGCGTCGAAACCGATCAGGAACACCTGGTCGGCAATCGGGTGTTTTCCATTCTCCCCAAGAATCGGATCGCGGATCAGTACAAACTGCTTAGGACGATGCTGTTGAACCGGACGCGTCCCTTCGGACATAACACGATTGCCGTAACCAGTTTCAAGGAAGAAGAAGGCAAGAGCCTCACCGCGGTGAATCTCTCGATTATTATGGCCAGAGAGTCCAGGCAAACGGTTCTCCTGGTGGACGCCGATCTTAGGAAGCCGAGTGTGCACCAAATCATGGGCATTCCCGGAAAGCCCGGATTGAAGGATTACTTGTTGCACCACAAACCCCTCGAACAATTGCTCGTGCATCCGGATATCGAGACGCTTACCGTCCTCCCGGCCGGCGGACGTCTGGATAATTCAACCGAACTTATGGGATCCGTTCTCATGGAAGAGCTCGTGCGCGAAATCAAGCACAGGTATCCGGACCGGTACGTGGTTTTCGACTGTCCTGCCCTGAGCAATTGCCCGGACGCCCTTGTACTCTCCGCTTACATCGACGGCATGGTGCTCGTCGCACGCGCCGATTACACCACCGGTGACGAACTGATGAAATGCATGGACATGCTTAAAGGCAGAAACGTCATCGGCGTGGTGCTGAACGGCGGCGAGGTTCGCAAAGAGTGGGCCTATTAG